In Gemmata obscuriglobus, a single genomic region encodes these proteins:
- a CDS encoding efflux RND transporter periplasmic adaptor subunit encodes MVNALRLYLGSNGFIVLAACLAALGCRGAPPAPPEPPPPVASVTQPIDFPVQSYYEYNGYLDSVESVQVRARVKGVLEEFRFTEGDEVKKGDLLYRIDPREYEAAELKAKSDISKAEADAANAKAQIRLTKAEVDRQQKTYNSGAGAVFDLDKAQANLAAAQAQLDVAAANREAGESALRTARLDLEYTQIKAPIDGRISRTLVTPGNLVGQNETTLLTTIVRMDELYVYYDAAERDLIEYQRTPSGAAPGAKGPATLPVEFGVATEKGFPHRGVIDFRENRVETSTGTVRIRGRVANPIVEPGRHRLLYPGLFARIRVPSGPLRTLPVIPEDALMTGQEGQFVYVLGEGNVVQKRSVTVVPQHVWKAESQQGPTWTLAAPVPPPGGAPSAGAAPGAGGPPPGAGGPPPGPVPVRSVVAVAKGLTRADRVLVTGLTKSRPGAPVTPEHRELQQPAPEAK; translated from the coding sequence ATGGTTAACGCGTTGCGACTTTACCTCGGCTCGAACGGGTTCATCGTTCTGGCGGCGTGTCTCGCGGCCCTGGGGTGCCGGGGCGCCCCGCCGGCCCCGCCCGAGCCCCCGCCGCCGGTCGCGTCGGTCACCCAGCCGATCGACTTCCCGGTCCAATCGTACTACGAGTACAACGGCTATCTGGACTCGGTCGAGTCGGTCCAGGTCCGCGCGCGGGTGAAGGGGGTGCTGGAAGAGTTCCGGTTCACCGAAGGGGACGAGGTGAAGAAGGGGGACCTGCTGTACCGCATCGACCCCCGCGAGTACGAGGCCGCGGAGCTGAAGGCGAAGTCCGATATCAGCAAGGCGGAGGCCGACGCAGCCAACGCCAAAGCCCAGATCCGGCTCACCAAGGCCGAAGTGGACCGGCAGCAGAAGACCTACAACTCGGGCGCCGGCGCGGTGTTCGACCTGGACAAGGCCCAGGCGAACCTCGCCGCCGCGCAGGCCCAGTTGGACGTTGCGGCGGCCAACCGCGAGGCGGGCGAGTCGGCGCTCCGGACGGCCCGGCTGGACCTCGAGTACACGCAGATCAAGGCCCCGATCGACGGCCGCATCAGCCGCACGCTGGTGACCCCCGGCAACCTCGTCGGTCAGAACGAAACGACCCTGCTCACGACGATCGTCCGCATGGACGAGTTGTACGTCTACTACGACGCCGCCGAGCGCGACCTGATCGAGTACCAGCGCACCCCGTCCGGGGCCGCACCGGGCGCGAAGGGGCCGGCGACGCTCCCGGTCGAGTTCGGGGTCGCGACCGAAAAGGGGTTCCCGCACCGGGGCGTCATCGACTTCCGGGAGAACCGGGTCGAAACGTCCACGGGCACCGTGCGCATCCGCGGGCGCGTGGCCAACCCGATCGTGGAACCGGGCCGCCACCGGTTGCTCTACCCGGGTCTGTTCGCCCGAATCCGCGTCCCGTCGGGTCCGCTCCGCACGCTCCCTGTGATTCCCGAAGACGCCCTGATGACCGGCCAGGAGGGCCAGTTCGTTTACGTCCTGGGTGAGGGCAATGTCGTTCAGAAGCGATCAGTGACGGTCGTCCCGCAACACGTCTGGAAGGCCGAGTCGCAGCAAGGGCCGACGTGGACGCTGGCGGCCCCCGTACCGCCACCCGGCGGCGCTCCGAGCGCGGGCGCGGCTCCGGGCGCAGGTGGACCGCCGCCGGGTGCGGGCGGCCCGCCGCCGGGACCGGTGCCCGTGCGGTCCGTTGTCGCGGTGGCGAAGGGACTCACCCGGGCCGATCGGGTGCTCGTGACCGGGCTGACCAAGTCGCGGCCGGGCGCCCCCGTCACGCCCGAGCACCGCGAACTCCAGCAGCCGGCGCCCGAGGCCAAGTAA
- the gap gene encoding type I glyceraldehyde-3-phosphate dehydrogenase — translation MAVKVGINGFGRIGRQVFRAAVEQGALGKDIEVVAVNDPMLPADNLAYLLKYDSTQGKFKADVSTKSSKGSGEHDTLVINGHEVRALALKAKPNELPWKEFGVEYVLESTGLWTKASDARGHLEAGAKKVVISAPATDEDITVVMGVNNDKYDPAKHNIVSNASCTTNCLAPLVHVLLKEGFGIEEGLMTTIHAYTATQKTVDGQGGKKDWRGGRAAAINIIPSSTGAAKAVALVCPEVKGKLTGMSFRVPTPTVSVVDLTVKTTKATSYEEICAAMKRASETYLKGVLVSTEDEVVSTDFIHDPASSVFDAKAGIGLNSNFFKLVSWYDNEWGYSNRCVDLMKFMAAKG, via the coding sequence ATGGCTGTGAAGGTCGGCATCAACGGGTTCGGGCGGATCGGTCGGCAGGTGTTCCGCGCCGCGGTCGAGCAGGGCGCGCTGGGCAAGGACATTGAGGTGGTCGCCGTCAACGACCCGATGCTGCCGGCGGACAACCTGGCGTACCTGCTCAAGTACGACTCGACCCAGGGCAAGTTCAAGGCCGATGTCAGCACCAAGTCCTCCAAGGGCTCGGGCGAGCACGACACGCTGGTCATCAACGGCCACGAGGTCCGCGCGCTGGCCCTCAAGGCGAAGCCGAACGAGCTCCCGTGGAAGGAGTTCGGGGTGGAGTACGTGCTCGAGAGCACCGGGCTCTGGACCAAGGCGTCGGACGCCCGCGGGCACCTCGAGGCCGGCGCCAAGAAGGTCGTCATATCGGCCCCGGCGACCGACGAAGACATCACGGTCGTGATGGGCGTGAACAACGACAAGTACGACCCGGCGAAGCACAACATCGTCTCGAACGCGAGCTGCACCACCAACTGCCTCGCGCCGCTGGTCCACGTGCTGCTCAAGGAAGGGTTCGGGATCGAAGAAGGGCTGATGACCACGATCCACGCCTACACCGCCACTCAGAAGACGGTGGACGGCCAGGGCGGCAAGAAGGACTGGCGCGGGGGCCGCGCCGCGGCCATCAACATCATCCCGAGCAGCACCGGCGCCGCGAAGGCGGTCGCGCTGGTGTGCCCCGAGGTGAAGGGCAAGCTCACCGGCATGTCGTTCCGCGTTCCGACCCCGACGGTGTCGGTGGTGGACCTGACGGTGAAGACCACCAAGGCCACCAGCTACGAAGAGATCTGCGCCGCGATGAAGCGGGCCAGCGAGACCTACCTGAAGGGCGTGCTCGTCAGCACCGAGGACGAGGTCGTTTCGACCGACTTCATCCACGACCCGGCGTCCAGCGTCTTCGACGCGAAGGCCGGTATCGGGCTGAACAGCAACTTCTTCAAGCTCGTGTCGTGGTACGACAACGAGTGGGGCTACAGCAACCGCTGCGTGGACCTCATGAAGTTCATGGCGGCCAAGGGCTGA
- a CDS encoding malate dehydrogenase: MSKVVRVAVTGAAGRVSSSLIVRLASGEVFGPETKVVLQLLEVPASVNPAALKNLEGAMYELQDCGFSTLKDVVITDDPNVAFNGCNYALLVGAAPRGPGEQRSDLIRKNGAIFVGQGQAIAKNAASDVRILVVGNPCNTNCLIAYSNGRDVPADRWHAMTRLDHNRAVSALAIKAGVTNDAVTCVTIWGNHSNTQYPDFTNAKIGGRPATEVITDRAWLENTFVPNTQERGKFIIDTTKVSSSFSAANGAIDHVKSLVTGTPAGDWTSAAIVSKGEYGVPAGLVFGYPCTTSGDGNWNVVEGLKLDAFGEAKFKKTLDELLKEQEVVKDLLPS, translated from the coding sequence ATGTCCAAGGTGGTTCGCGTGGCCGTGACCGGCGCGGCCGGGCGCGTTTCGAGCAGCCTCATCGTGCGCCTCGCGTCGGGCGAAGTGTTCGGCCCAGAAACGAAGGTGGTCCTCCAGTTGCTCGAGGTGCCGGCGTCGGTGAACCCGGCGGCGCTGAAGAACCTCGAAGGCGCGATGTACGAGCTCCAGGACTGCGGGTTCTCCACCCTCAAAGACGTCGTCATCACCGACGACCCGAACGTCGCGTTCAACGGGTGCAACTACGCCCTGCTCGTGGGCGCCGCCCCGCGCGGCCCCGGCGAGCAGCGCAGCGACCTGATCCGCAAGAACGGCGCGATCTTCGTGGGCCAGGGGCAGGCGATCGCGAAGAACGCGGCGTCCGACGTGCGGATCCTGGTCGTCGGCAACCCGTGCAACACGAACTGCCTCATCGCCTACAGCAACGGCCGGGACGTGCCCGCCGACCGCTGGCACGCGATGACCCGGCTCGACCACAACCGCGCGGTCTCGGCGCTCGCGATCAAGGCGGGCGTGACCAACGACGCCGTCACCTGCGTCACCATCTGGGGCAACCACTCGAACACGCAGTACCCGGACTTCACGAACGCCAAGATCGGCGGCCGGCCCGCGACCGAGGTCATCACCGACCGCGCGTGGCTCGAAAACACGTTCGTCCCGAACACCCAGGAGCGCGGGAAGTTCATCATCGACACCACGAAAGTGTCGTCGTCGTTCTCGGCCGCGAACGGGGCCATCGACCACGTCAAGAGCCTCGTGACCGGCACCCCGGCCGGCGACTGGACCAGCGCCGCCATCGTCTCGAAGGGCGAGTACGGCGTTCCGGCGGGCCTGGTGTTCGGATACCCCTGCACCACGAGCGGCGACGGTAACTGGAACGTGGTCGAGGGTTTGAAGCTCGACGCGTTCGGCGAAGCGAAGTTCAAGAAGACGCTCGACGAACTGCTGAAGGAGCAAGAGGTCGTGAAGGACCTGCTCCCGAGCTAA
- the accD gene encoding acetyl-CoA carboxylase, carboxyltransferase subunit beta codes for MSTERAKRGVPEGLWIKCTNCKTTVYKKEVVARHHVCPDCDHHFTMPARDRIAQLLDEGTFEEWDADIKPCDPLNFVDRIPYAQRLAEEQKKTGMLDGAVTGKGFIRGRGVVLGITDFAFMAGSMGSVVGEKLTRAAERATELKLPLIFVSGSGGGARMQEGILSLMQMAKISAALGRYDQAGGLYICILTNPTMGGVAASWALQGDITLAEPKAMIGFAGRRVISNTVRVELPENFQTSEFLLKHGFVDRIVHRKDLRTEVARIVDYCQIR; via the coding sequence ATGTCGACCGAGCGGGCGAAGCGGGGCGTGCCGGAAGGCCTCTGGATCAAGTGCACGAACTGCAAGACCACGGTCTACAAGAAGGAGGTGGTCGCCCGGCACCACGTGTGCCCGGACTGCGACCACCACTTCACCATGCCCGCCCGCGACCGCATCGCGCAGTTGCTCGACGAGGGCACCTTCGAGGAGTGGGACGCGGACATCAAGCCCTGTGACCCCCTCAACTTCGTTGACCGCATCCCGTACGCACAGCGGCTCGCGGAAGAGCAGAAAAAGACCGGGATGCTCGACGGCGCGGTGACCGGTAAGGGGTTCATCCGCGGTCGCGGCGTCGTTCTGGGCATCACCGACTTCGCGTTCATGGCGGGGAGCATGGGTAGCGTGGTGGGCGAAAAACTCACCCGCGCCGCCGAACGCGCAACCGAGCTGAAACTGCCGCTTATTTTTGTGAGCGGGTCGGGCGGCGGCGCGCGGATGCAAGAGGGCATCCTGTCGCTGATGCAGATGGCGAAGATTTCGGCCGCTCTGGGTCGATACGACCAGGCGGGCGGTTTGTACATCTGCATCCTGACAAACCCCACAATGGGTGGCGTGGCGGCGAGCTGGGCGCTGCAGGGCGATATCACTTTGGCCGAGCCCAAGGCGATGATCGGCTTTGCCGGCCGCCGGGTGATCTCGAACACGGTGCGAGTGGAACTGCCGGAGAACTTTCAGACCAGCGAGTTCCTGCTCAAGCACGGGTTCGTGGACCGGATCGTTCACCGAAAAGACCTGCGAACCGAGGTGGCTCGGATCGTTGACTATTGTCAAATTCGTTAG
- a CDS encoding TetR/AcrR family transcriptional regulator — translation MLLENKTTGRYLSAMSEAHRRKKEPEHVRRAIIESAARLAVNDGFASLSMQAVASAAGVTKGGLLHHFPCKQAMVEAVFKEMMAALDRTIDEEMARDTNPRGSFTRAYVSALRKIEVGLLDERGIPISLSMLIDPALTRRWCDWIGDRLNRHAETDGGVDLEIVRLAADGLWLATMCKSPTSNNAEAVINRLIACTR, via the coding sequence ATGCTGCTTGAAAACAAAACGACCGGTCGGTATCTTTCAGCCATGTCTGAAGCTCACCGGCGCAAGAAGGAGCCCGAGCACGTCCGCCGGGCCATCATCGAAAGTGCCGCCCGTTTGGCGGTCAACGATGGGTTTGCGTCCTTGAGTATGCAGGCGGTGGCATCGGCGGCCGGGGTAACCAAGGGAGGACTGCTCCACCACTTCCCGTGCAAGCAGGCCATGGTCGAGGCGGTATTCAAAGAAATGATGGCCGCCCTGGATCGGACGATCGATGAGGAGATGGCCCGCGACACTAACCCACGCGGGTCCTTCACACGCGCCTACGTGAGCGCGTTGAGGAAGATCGAAGTCGGCCTCCTCGACGAGCGGGGAATCCCGATCTCGCTCTCCATGTTGATCGACCCGGCGCTGACCCGGCGCTGGTGCGACTGGATCGGAGACCGGCTCAACAGGCACGCCGAGACGGACGGCGGTGTGGATCTTGAGATCGTTCGTTTGGCCGCCGACGGGCTCTGGCTGGCCACGATGTGCAAGTCGCCCACGAGTAACAACGCCGAGGCCGTCATTAATCGTCTGATCGCATGCACCCGATGA
- a CDS encoding phosphoglycerate kinase, whose amino-acid sequence MAKKTLDDLGDLKGKKVLVRVDFNVPLDKKTGAVKNDRRIRAALPTIKHLLDAGASVIAMSHLGRPEKATPEERANLTMDKVAAKFSELLGTPVKKAASEVVGAGVTAAVAAMKPGDVVLLENLRFDPREQKNDAEFAAAIASLADAYVNDAFGTCHNDKDASMVAVPAALKAAGKPRAVGLLVAKELEIIEGLMSAPKAPVLGIMGGAKVSDKIAFINVLLTKVDQLLIGGKMTYTFLKARGVDVGATRVGDEEVAAAGPLLKHVGTKIVLPVDYVVAKSDDLLQTQVCEGPIPAGFEGVDIGPKTIEAYKAAVKDAATVIWNGPLGWFEQAAFARGTQYIAEAMSASSGVTVVGGGETAEAAEQFGYADKMTHVSTGGGAFLAYVEGKKFQSLAQIDDRA is encoded by the coding sequence GTGGCCAAGAAGACCCTCGACGACCTCGGCGACCTGAAGGGTAAGAAGGTGCTCGTCCGCGTGGACTTCAACGTCCCGCTCGACAAGAAGACCGGCGCCGTGAAGAACGACCGCCGCATCCGCGCCGCGCTGCCCACGATCAAGCACCTGCTCGACGCGGGCGCGAGCGTGATCGCCATGAGCCACCTCGGGCGGCCGGAGAAGGCCACCCCGGAGGAGCGCGCCAACCTCACGATGGACAAGGTGGCCGCCAAGTTCTCCGAACTGCTCGGTACGCCGGTCAAGAAGGCTGCCAGCGAGGTGGTCGGGGCCGGCGTGACCGCTGCCGTTGCCGCAATGAAGCCGGGCGACGTGGTCCTGCTCGAAAACCTGCGGTTCGACCCGCGCGAGCAGAAGAACGACGCGGAGTTCGCGGCGGCGATCGCTTCGCTCGCGGACGCTTACGTCAACGACGCCTTCGGCACCTGCCACAACGACAAAGACGCCAGCATGGTCGCGGTTCCGGCCGCCCTCAAGGCCGCCGGTAAGCCCCGCGCGGTCGGCCTCCTGGTCGCGAAGGAGCTGGAGATCATTGAGGGCCTGATGAGCGCGCCCAAGGCGCCGGTCCTGGGGATCATGGGCGGCGCGAAGGTGTCGGACAAGATCGCGTTCATCAACGTGCTGCTCACGAAGGTCGATCAGCTCCTGATCGGCGGGAAGATGACGTACACCTTCCTCAAAGCGCGGGGCGTGGACGTGGGCGCCACCCGCGTCGGAGACGAGGAAGTGGCGGCGGCCGGTCCGCTGCTGAAGCACGTCGGGACGAAGATCGTGCTCCCGGTCGATTACGTCGTGGCCAAGAGCGACGACCTGCTCCAGACGCAGGTCTGCGAGGGGCCGATTCCGGCGGGCTTCGAGGGCGTGGACATCGGCCCGAAGACGATCGAGGCGTACAAGGCTGCCGTCAAAGACGCCGCGACCGTGATCTGGAACGGGCCGCTCGGCTGGTTCGAGCAGGCGGCGTTCGCGCGGGGCACGCAGTACATCGCCGAAGCGATGTCGGCCTCGTCCGGTGTCACGGTTGTGGGCGGGGGCGAGACGGCCGAGGCCGCAGAGCAGTTCGGCTACGCGGACAAGATGACCCACGTCTCGACCGGCGGCGGCGCGTTCCTCGCTTACGTCGAGGGGAAGAAGTTCCAGAGCCTGGCCCAAATCGACGACCGCGCGTAA